A region from the candidate division KSB1 bacterium genome encodes:
- a CDS encoding 4'-phosphopantetheinyl transferase superfamily protein, producing the protein MNESRGLKTVAEPLAIHPDEVHIWSARLEVPPAQQKIWELYLSRDELQRAARYHFDRDKNHFIVARGVLRKILSYYTQRKPYEIRFDYNKYGKPLLPPELGGRELHFNLSHSGGICVYAVAFQREVGIDIEYIRPDFSALDIADQFFSPDEVKILRSLPIAEQKNAFFLCWTRKEAFIKAKGQGLSIPLDQFDVSLIPGHPAKLLKTRYDHYDVNRWTLFDIASFPSYAGAVAVEGRNCQLKFQYSSEF; encoded by the coding sequence ATGAATGAAAGCCGTGGTTTAAAAACTGTCGCGGAACCGCTGGCCATTCATCCAGATGAAGTTCATATTTGGAGTGCGCGATTGGAAGTCCCCCCAGCGCAACAGAAAATTTGGGAACTTTATTTGTCGCGGGATGAATTGCAGCGAGCGGCCCGATACCATTTCGATCGGGACAAAAACCATTTTATCGTTGCCCGAGGCGTGCTTCGCAAAATCCTGAGCTATTACACTCAGAGAAAACCGTATGAAATTCGGTTTGATTACAATAAATACGGCAAGCCATTACTGCCCCCGGAGTTGGGTGGCAGAGAATTGCATTTCAATCTCTCGCACTCGGGTGGCATCTGTGTTTATGCTGTGGCCTTCCAGCGCGAAGTAGGGATCGATATCGAATATATTCGACCAGATTTCTCGGCATTGGACATCGCCGATCAATTTTTCTCTCCAGACGAGGTGAAGATTCTGCGCAGTCTGCCCATCGCCGAGCAAAAAAATGCATTCTTTTTATGCTGGACCCGAAAGGAGGCGTTCATCAAAGCCAAGGGCCAAGGGCTTTCCATTCCCCTAGACCAATTCGATGTTTCCTTGATTCCTGGGCATCCAGCAAAGCTGCTGAAAACCCGATACGATCATTATGACGTGAATCGCTGGACCCTATTTGATATTGCCAGCTTCCCCAGTTACGCTGGAGCTGTTGCCGTCGAAGGACGCAATTGCCAATTGAAATTTCAGTATTCATCAGAGTTTTGA
- a CDS encoding choline/carnitine O-acyltransferase, protein MEANERTRAIYEQLPAYPKPPLVPLPGDDDIEAFLDELGSEAGPIAKWVMKHSMALIRFRQFLRELPEQLETLLRYADLRGGGLFSPVISASLALKDDPRPISPIQRAATLIFAARSLYRDLMTGELPPDRFKDQILEMGQYPNLFSTCLIVEGKRARIFKSKQRSYIIVILAGRFYRFDIGDPSEPLTFQQLVSALEELCLRAKGEQAKNPISSPGILTVASHGTQLRIFQQLQQRPTNHESLEIMRHSFFTLCLDLDHSPRDDAESARIAHVGNNANRWFHASLQIVVFGNSRAAVICNFSTYLDGNPMMRAAAELQRRASNCPITQSNSQMAHPLPAAVSLRWDLEPQWLNQAEREFNQILDGQQATYEIHGFGKRTLEQLGYQPIPLFVVALLMALKKLVGRTVRITQFMTMSRYRCMDLVTPNVTTAAMARFVDYMERSSADQKEALNLLHDAIQSQLQAMRQARKCLPIPDALRLQLMSAKGRRRLWLILMFFLRVMIFRLLQVQKRMGREVLISHPEIYPEVPVVGRPGIRFPNVKLLGLHYQIWDDKIVITFMPGLKWNISNQDFIKALDQSLNCIKGIFQSELKP, encoded by the coding sequence ATGGAAGCAAATGAACGAACGCGAGCGATTTATGAACAATTGCCCGCATATCCAAAACCACCACTTGTGCCATTGCCTGGCGATGACGATATTGAGGCTTTTCTGGATGAGCTGGGATCCGAGGCGGGACCCATAGCAAAATGGGTCATGAAACACTCCATGGCTCTCATTAGATTTAGGCAGTTCTTGCGCGAACTTCCAGAGCAACTGGAAACCCTGCTGCGCTACGCTGACCTTCGAGGCGGCGGATTGTTTAGTCCGGTCATTTCGGCATCTTTAGCATTGAAGGATGATCCCAGACCGATCAGTCCCATCCAGCGGGCCGCTACATTGATCTTTGCTGCTCGGAGTCTTTATCGCGATCTAATGACGGGGGAGCTTCCCCCGGATCGATTCAAAGATCAAATCTTGGAGATGGGACAATATCCCAATTTGTTCTCCACTTGTCTCATTGTCGAGGGCAAGCGCGCTCGAATTTTTAAGAGCAAGCAGCGTTCGTACATCATCGTGATCCTTGCTGGGAGGTTTTATCGGTTTGATATCGGAGACCCCAGCGAGCCTTTAACATTTCAGCAGCTCGTTTCGGCGCTGGAGGAACTCTGTTTACGAGCCAAAGGAGAGCAAGCAAAGAATCCAATTTCCTCGCCGGGCATATTGACCGTGGCTTCTCATGGGACTCAGCTTCGAATTTTTCAACAGCTTCAGCAGCGACCAACTAACCATGAATCACTGGAGATCATGCGGCATAGCTTTTTCACGCTATGTCTGGATCTGGATCACAGCCCACGGGATGATGCCGAGTCTGCCCGGATCGCTCATGTGGGCAACAATGCCAATCGTTGGTTCCATGCAAGTTTGCAGATTGTGGTTTTCGGTAATTCGAGGGCTGCGGTGATCTGCAATTTTAGTACCTACTTAGATGGAAATCCAATGATGCGCGCTGCAGCCGAGCTGCAACGTCGGGCCAGTAATTGTCCTATTACACAATCCAATAGCCAAATGGCCCATCCCTTACCAGCTGCAGTCTCGTTGCGATGGGACCTCGAACCGCAATGGCTAAACCAAGCGGAGCGGGAGTTCAATCAAATTCTCGATGGTCAGCAAGCGACCTATGAAATCCATGGCTTCGGCAAACGCACTTTAGAACAACTTGGCTATCAACCTATTCCTTTATTTGTGGTGGCGCTATTGATGGCTCTGAAAAAGTTGGTGGGGAGGACCGTTCGGATCACGCAGTTTATGACCATGTCCCGATATCGGTGCATGGATCTGGTAACACCCAATGTCACTACGGCTGCTATGGCGCGCTTTGTGGACTACATGGAGCGGTCATCTGCCGATCAAAAGGAGGCGCTGAACTTATTGCATGACGCCATTCAATCGCAGCTCCAAGCAATGCGCCAGGCGCGAAAATGCTTGCCGATTCCTGATGCGCTGCGGTTACAGCTAATGTCAGCAAAAGGAAGACGCCGATTGTGGCTGATCCTCATGTTTTTTCTCCGAGTAATGATTTTCCGCCTCTTACAGGTGCAAAAACGGATGGGGAGAGAGGTATTGATTTCTCACCCTGAAATCTATCCCGAAGTACCAGTGGTCGGCCGTCCCGGCATTCGCTTTCCAAACGTCAAGTTATTGGGATTGCATTATCAAATCTGGGATGATAAAATTGTGATTACATTTATGCCTGGATTGAAATGGAACATATCTAATCAGGATTTCATTAAAGCACTTGACCAAAGTCTAAATTGTATTAAAGGAATATTTCAATCCGAACTGAAGCCGTGA
- a CDS encoding choline/carnitine O-acyltransferase → MGTTSQDQERTREVYEQVGGYQKPPLISLPPIEELHLPGLNTDALARKVLNIALSVSGFRRFYQQLPQQFENIYRHTNLRLPGLYTPLISATLAMTDDPRITDPLQRAATLLLGTRSLYHDLVNGKLQPDTVQGQVLEMGQYPNLFSTCLTIEGKAARVFKSTNISRIIVIVARRFYELEIGNSEQMPELGQLVLALTDIVQRARQKRLPIDQPSPALLTATSNSRQIRTFYRLQKIKVNAESLEKIKHSFVTLCLELDSKPESYAEAAYLTHCTNYENRWFHSSLQLVVYGNARACAICNFTTYLDGNTMMRAAAEIQRRAGNWPVSNHLSIQSVEIKPARELKWQVPPMALMQAQRDLRPIMDQQQATFEIDTIGRNFFKTYNVSAVPAFILALQLTARHFIGHHAKITQFLSMSKYRCMDLVTTVVTTPLVERFVDYVMQPQFDPQQAMAFLQQAIDSQSQVCRLARRYNSLDDLLALYIRRSRGLKRGLVIFVVILMNFILKRLGRLKSEGREILVSHPEIYPEIPVVGRPGIRLPYVKYFGLHYQIYDQKIVITMMPSLTWRVPNAELIAVLADSLERIKQIIIEANWGKTITGDGKNTHGSK, encoded by the coding sequence ATGGGAACGACAAGTCAAGATCAAGAACGGACGCGAGAGGTTTATGAGCAGGTGGGAGGCTATCAAAAGCCACCACTCATTTCGCTTCCTCCAATAGAGGAGCTGCATCTGCCTGGATTAAACACCGATGCTTTGGCGCGGAAAGTGCTCAATATTGCGCTTTCTGTGTCTGGATTTCGTCGATTCTACCAGCAGTTACCCCAGCAATTTGAAAATATCTATCGCCATACAAATTTGCGGCTCCCAGGCTTGTATACGCCGCTGATCTCGGCCACCTTGGCGATGACCGATGATCCTCGCATCACGGATCCGTTACAACGAGCTGCAACGCTGCTATTAGGCACCCGCAGCCTATATCATGACCTCGTGAATGGCAAATTGCAGCCAGATACGGTTCAAGGACAGGTTTTGGAGATGGGACAATATCCCAATTTATTTTCAACCTGTTTGACGATTGAGGGCAAGGCTGCGCGGGTTTTCAAGAGCACTAATATCAGCCGCATTATCGTGATAGTCGCTCGCCGCTTCTACGAATTAGAGATCGGCAACTCAGAACAAATGCCAGAATTAGGGCAGCTCGTTTTGGCACTGACCGACATCGTGCAGCGAGCGAGGCAAAAGCGACTTCCGATTGATCAGCCGAGTCCTGCGCTGCTTACGGCAACATCGAACTCTCGACAAATTCGAACGTTTTATCGGCTGCAAAAAATTAAAGTCAATGCAGAGTCACTGGAGAAAATCAAACACAGTTTTGTCACGCTGTGTCTGGAACTGGACAGCAAACCTGAGTCTTACGCCGAAGCTGCATATTTGACGCACTGCACCAACTATGAGAATCGCTGGTTTCATTCCAGTCTTCAACTGGTGGTTTATGGCAATGCCCGCGCGTGTGCAATCTGCAATTTCACCACTTATCTGGACGGGAATACCATGATGCGGGCAGCAGCTGAGATCCAACGCCGAGCGGGCAATTGGCCAGTGAGTAATCATTTGTCCATCCAGAGCGTAGAAATCAAACCAGCTCGAGAGTTAAAATGGCAGGTGCCGCCAATGGCTCTGATGCAAGCGCAACGAGATCTGCGACCGATCATGGATCAGCAGCAGGCAACCTTTGAGATCGATACTATTGGTCGGAATTTTTTCAAAACATACAATGTATCGGCTGTGCCAGCCTTTATCCTGGCGCTGCAACTGACTGCCCGGCATTTTATCGGTCATCATGCCAAGATCACCCAATTTCTTTCCATGTCAAAATATCGTTGCATGGATTTGGTGACCACGGTGGTGACAACGCCACTTGTGGAACGATTTGTCGATTACGTAATGCAACCCCAATTTGATCCGCAGCAAGCAATGGCGTTTTTGCAACAGGCGATTGACTCTCAATCACAAGTGTGTCGGCTGGCACGGCGCTATAATTCACTCGATGATCTGTTGGCGCTATATATTCGAAGAAGCCGTGGGCTGAAGCGTGGATTGGTTATCTTTGTCGTGATCCTGATGAATTTTATTTTGAAACGTTTGGGACGATTAAAATCAGAAGGTCGAGAGATTTTGGTCTCTCACCCGGAGATCTACCCAGAAATTCCAGTGGTCGGTCGGCCGGGCATTCGATTGCCTTACGTTAAATATTTTGGTCTGCACTATCAGATCTATGATCAAAAAATCGTAATCACCATGATGCCATCGCTCACCTGGCGGGTTCCCAACGCCGAGTTGATCGCCGTGCTTGCCGACAGTCTGGAGCGGATCAAACAAATCATTATTGAAGCGAATTGGGGCAAAACAATTACCGGTGATGGGAAAAACACCCATGGAAGCAAATGA
- a CDS encoding sulfotransferase has product MDSLIGITAKNWWKLLVQNKFAIDPVPLYWLKAIVITYKSLRNSKRFKEEQRVYENEIAKVNIEHPPIFILGHWRSGTTLLQNLMLLDHQFSFPAVFQCNYPYTFLSIEPKIRKLYANSDSHARPMDDVKVTPFSPGEEEFALAVLTLKSPLLAWVFPRRELFYDRYLNFDQVDQSEIDEWKSAFMLFMRKLSYRYGRQLLLKSPPNTGRIKILLEMFPDAKFIHIHRNPYVVFQSTQRLYQKALANAMLQRSNNSNLIPGILRRYQQMYHAYFEQRELIPPNNFMEVQFETLEADKIGTIERIYSQLNIPGFLNIKPLLEQYLKSIADYQKNKHPDLPESIRSQIANAWRTSFETWGYAI; this is encoded by the coding sequence ATGGATAGCTTGATTGGGATTACCGCTAAAAATTGGTGGAAGTTGCTCGTCCAAAATAAATTTGCGATTGACCCAGTTCCATTGTATTGGCTCAAGGCGATTGTCATCACTTATAAAAGCCTTCGAAACTCAAAACGCTTCAAAGAGGAGCAACGCGTATATGAGAATGAGATCGCAAAGGTGAATATTGAGCATCCCCCCATATTTATTTTAGGCCATTGGCGCAGTGGCACAACCCTATTGCAAAATTTGATGTTGCTCGATCATCAATTTAGTTTTCCCGCGGTGTTTCAATGCAATTACCCTTATACATTTTTATCAATCGAACCTAAAATCAGGAAACTCTATGCCAATTCCGATTCACATGCGCGTCCCATGGACGATGTGAAAGTGACACCGTTCAGTCCTGGAGAGGAAGAGTTCGCTTTAGCGGTATTGACCCTGAAATCTCCGCTATTAGCATGGGTTTTTCCCCGTCGAGAGCTATTTTATGATCGCTACCTAAATTTTGATCAAGTGGATCAATCAGAAATCGATGAGTGGAAGTCCGCGTTCATGCTATTCATGCGAAAGCTCAGCTATCGCTACGGCCGGCAATTGCTCCTGAAATCTCCTCCCAATACTGGACGGATAAAAATATTATTAGAAATGTTTCCCGATGCAAAATTTATCCATATTCACCGCAATCCTTATGTGGTGTTTCAATCCACTCAGCGACTTTATCAGAAAGCGTTAGCCAATGCCATGCTGCAACGTTCTAACAATTCTAATTTGATCCCCGGCATTCTCAGGCGGTATCAGCAAATGTACCACGCTTATTTCGAGCAACGTGAGCTCATCCCGCCAAATAATTTCATGGAAGTCCAATTTGAAACGCTAGAGGCTGATAAAATCGGAACCATTGAGAGGATTTATTCCCAATTGAACATCCCCGGCTTTTTGAATATAAAACCGCTTTTAGAACAATATTTGAAATCGATTGCCGATTATCAAAAGAACAAGCATCCTGATTTGCCAGAATCGATTAGAAGTCAGATTGCTAATGCCTGGCGAACCAGTTTCGAAACCTGGGGATATGCGATTTAG
- a CDS encoding MbtH family protein, with protein MGWEDKEDTTIYKVVVNHEEQYSIWPADRENPLGWRDVGKVGKKAECLEYIKEVWTDMRPLSLRKKMEEMAQKTKAQQN; from the coding sequence ATGGGTTGGGAAGACAAAGAAGATACCACGATCTACAAGGTGGTTGTAAATCATGAAGAACAATATTCGATTTGGCCAGCAGACCGCGAGAATCCATTGGGCTGGCGGGATGTTGGAAAAGTCGGCAAAAAAGCCGAGTGTCTGGAGTACATCAAAGAAGTATGGACCGATATGCGGCCGCTGAGCCTGAGAAAAAAAATGGAAGAAATGGCTCAGAAAACCAAGGCGCAGCAGAATTGA
- a CDS encoding thioesterase II family protein, translating to MNQNWFAYRKSNPGAVLRLFCLPYAGGSAMVYRNWSDLLPQTIEVCPIELPGRGARLQQPAFREMMPLVEALGDALMPYLDKPYAFFGHSMGALIAFELARWFRRLKLPAAQALFASGHTAPHLGCSHDPIYNLPDEAFKTKLRQLNGTPEAVIKNDELMTLLIPMLRADFQVNETYHYDTEPPLAIPIIAFGGNEDHDVSISSLQAWQHQTSAGFSLHIFEGGHFFLQSAQSQVLQTLTEHLKKILMKLI from the coding sequence TTGAATCAAAATTGGTTTGCATATCGAAAATCAAATCCTGGGGCGGTGTTGCGATTGTTTTGCCTGCCATACGCTGGTGGTAGCGCGATGGTCTATCGCAATTGGTCCGATCTGTTGCCTCAAACAATCGAGGTTTGTCCGATCGAACTACCCGGGAGAGGGGCTCGCTTACAGCAGCCGGCGTTCCGAGAGATGATGCCATTGGTCGAAGCCTTAGGAGATGCGCTCATGCCTTATTTGGACAAGCCGTATGCCTTTTTCGGCCATAGCATGGGTGCGCTGATCGCTTTTGAACTGGCTCGGTGGTTTCGCCGCTTGAAGTTGCCTGCCGCGCAGGCGCTGTTCGCCTCTGGTCACACAGCTCCCCACCTTGGTTGCAGCCACGATCCGATTTACAATCTTCCAGACGAGGCGTTCAAGACTAAACTGCGCCAACTAAACGGTACGCCTGAGGCTGTAATCAAAAATGACGAGCTGATGACGCTGCTAATCCCAATGTTGCGAGCCGATTTCCAGGTTAATGAGACCTACCATTATGATACTGAGCCCCCTCTGGCTATTCCAATTATTGCATTTGGGGGGAACGAAGATCATGATGTATCGATTTCAAGTTTACAAGCCTGGCAACACCAAACATCCGCTGGGTTTTCTTTGCACATTTTCGAAGGGGGACACTTTTTCTTGCAATCCGCTCAAAGCCAGGTGCTTCAAACCCTGACCGAGCATTTGAAAAAAATATTGATGAAATTGATTTGA